In a genomic window of Carettochelys insculpta isolate YL-2023 chromosome 19, ASM3395843v1, whole genome shotgun sequence:
- the SRSF1 gene encoding serine/arginine-rich splicing factor 1 isoform X2 has translation MSGGGVIRGPAGNNDCRIYVGNLPPDIRTKDIEDVFYKYGAIRDIDLKNRRGGPPFAFVEFEDPRDAEDAVYGRDGYDYDGYRLRVEFPRSGRGTGRGGGGGGGGGAPRGRYGPPSRRSEYRVIVSGLPPSGSWQDLKDHMREAGDVCYADVFRDGTGVVEFVRKEDMTYAVRKLDNTKFRSHETYLKRWIKNALD, from the exons ATGTCCGGAGGGGGCGTGATCCGCGGCCCAGCCGGGAACAACGATTGCCGCATCTACGTGGGGAACCTGCCGCCCGACATCCGCACCAAGGACATTGAGGACGTGTTCTACAAGTACGGGGCCATCCGCGACATCGATCTCAAAAACCGTCGCGGTGGGCCCCCCTTCGCCTTTGTGGAGTTCGAGGACCCCAG GGACGCGGAGGATGCGGTGTACGGAAGGGATGGGTACGATTACGATGGGTATCGTCTGAGGGTGGAGTTTCCCCGAAGCGGCCGGGGCACCGGCAGAGGTGGTGGCGGCGGTGGAGGTGGCGGTGCCCCAAGGGGCAGGTATGGGCCCCCGTCCCGGCGATCTGAGTACCGAGTGATAGTTTCTG GACTGCCTCCAAGTGGAAGTTGGCAGGATTTAAAGGATCACATGCGTGAAGCAGGTGATGTATGTTATGCTGATGTTTTCCGAGATGGAACTGGTGTCGTGGAGTTTGTACGCAAAGAAGATATGACCTACGCAGTGCGAAAACTGGATAACACTAAATTTAGATCTCATGAG ACATATCTGAAGAGATGGATTAAGAATGCTTTGGATTAA
- the SRSF1 gene encoding serine/arginine-rich splicing factor 1 isoform X1 → MSGGGVIRGPAGNNDCRIYVGNLPPDIRTKDIEDVFYKYGAIRDIDLKNRRGGPPFAFVEFEDPRDAEDAVYGRDGYDYDGYRLRVEFPRSGRGTGRGGGGGGGGGAPRGRYGPPSRRSEYRVIVSGLPPSGSWQDLKDHMREAGDVCYADVFRDGTGVVEFVRKEDMTYAVRKLDNTKFRSHEGETAYIRVKVDGPRSPSYGRSRSRSRSRSRSRSRSNSRSRSYSPRRSRGSPRYSPRHSRSRSHISEEMD, encoded by the exons ATGTCCGGAGGGGGCGTGATCCGCGGCCCAGCCGGGAACAACGATTGCCGCATCTACGTGGGGAACCTGCCGCCCGACATCCGCACCAAGGACATTGAGGACGTGTTCTACAAGTACGGGGCCATCCGCGACATCGATCTCAAAAACCGTCGCGGTGGGCCCCCCTTCGCCTTTGTGGAGTTCGAGGACCCCAG GGACGCGGAGGATGCGGTGTACGGAAGGGATGGGTACGATTACGATGGGTATCGTCTGAGGGTGGAGTTTCCCCGAAGCGGCCGGGGCACCGGCAGAGGTGGTGGCGGCGGTGGAGGTGGCGGTGCCCCAAGGGGCAGGTATGGGCCCCCGTCCCGGCGATCTGAGTACCGAGTGATAGTTTCTG GACTGCCTCCAAGTGGAAGTTGGCAGGATTTAAAGGATCACATGCGTGAAGCAGGTGATGTATGTTATGCTGATGTTTTCCGAGATGGAACTGGTGTCGTGGAGTTTGTACGCAAAGAAGATATGACCTACGCAGTGCGAAAACTGGATAACACTAAATTTAGATCTCATGAG GGAGAAACTGCCTACATCCGTGTTAAAGTTGATGGCCCAAGAAGTCCAAGCTATGGAAGATCTCGGTCACGCAGCCGTAGTCGTAGCAGAAGCCGTAGTCGAAGCAACAGCAGAAGCCGCAGTTATTCCCCAAGAAGAAGCAGAGGATCTCCACGCTACTCTCCCCGTCACAGCAGATCCCGTTCTC ACATATCTGAAGAGATGGATTAA